From [Clostridium] symbiosum, a single genomic window includes:
- a CDS encoding sodium/glutamate symporter has translation MLSYFESFNATAFMIDFFWASLFLAIGTVLRAKLKFLQNLFIPSSVIAGIFGLLLSGEFLNVIGFSDQAGSYPSVLIILLFATMLTGHQKKTTGAMQKIWGYRDTIWTMFMWSFMQFGLAILVSFILSRTLMPNLFPAFGLCMPGGFYGGYGYGSAIGGVLETYGLDNGVGIGCTFATIGMVVGIVGGMININIANRRGWLRFTKKLGDIPASERTGLIPQEQRTSLGTATMNPGSIDPLGFHVVIMFAVAGLAWLTEYYVKQAVGIDIPALCLALIYGAVLQGILNKGGAGHYVDKAVMTRLGSTVTDFLVFFGFCTIRKDVIAENWPAILIFSLLGIAVNLFMLFVISPRSFHDNWFERGIIFFGEFSGVMATGVTLLRVVDTDNQSGALEGAGVASIPCSFWDLFQVGMYPIFCGVGFTGLMGILVTAGAPLMFILMLLTKCWHKPLNK, from the coding sequence ATGTTATCTTATTTTGAATCATTTAATGCGACGGCTTTTATGATTGACTTTTTCTGGGCATCTCTGTTTTTGGCGATTGGCACTGTTCTGCGCGCAAAGCTTAAATTTCTTCAAAACCTGTTTATCCCTTCTTCTGTGATTGCAGGAATATTTGGTCTGCTGCTTAGTGGTGAATTTTTAAATGTGATTGGTTTTTCGGACCAGGCGGGAAGCTATCCAAGCGTTCTTATTATTCTGCTTTTTGCCACTATGTTGACGGGGCATCAGAAAAAAACGACCGGTGCGATGCAGAAGATCTGGGGATACCGCGATACAATATGGACGATGTTTATGTGGAGTTTTATGCAGTTCGGCCTTGCTATTTTGGTCAGCTTTATCCTGTCAAGAACTCTGATGCCAAATCTGTTTCCGGCCTTTGGCCTTTGTATGCCAGGCGGCTTCTATGGCGGTTACGGCTATGGGAGCGCTATAGGCGGTGTATTGGAAACCTATGGCCTGGACAACGGTGTCGGTATTGGCTGTACCTTTGCTACCATCGGAATGGTGGTTGGAATTGTGGGAGGAATGATCAATATCAACATTGCAAATCGCAGAGGCTGGCTTAGGTTTACAAAAAAGCTGGGGGACATACCTGCCAGTGAACGGACCGGCCTTATTCCGCAGGAGCAGCGCACCAGTCTCGGCACAGCCACTATGAATCCGGGATCTATCGATCCTCTTGGCTTCCACGTTGTAATCATGTTTGCCGTTGCAGGACTGGCCTGGCTTACAGAGTATTATGTGAAGCAGGCCGTCGGCATAGATATTCCGGCGCTCTGCCTTGCACTTATCTATGGAGCCGTCTTGCAGGGAATATTGAATAAAGGTGGCGCCGGCCATTATGTTGATAAGGCAGTTATGACCAGGCTCGGTTCTACAGTAACGGATTTTCTGGTGTTTTTTGGCTTCTGCACCATTCGTAAGGATGTGATAGCGGAGAATTGGCCGGCGATTTTAATTTTCTCCCTGTTAGGCATTGCGGTCAATTTGTTTATGCTTTTTGTGATATCTCCGCGCAGCTTCCATGATAACTGGTTTGAACGTGGGATTATATTTTTTGGTGAGTTTTCCGGCGTTATGGCTACCGGCGTTACCCTGCTTAGGGTGGTCGATACGGATAATCAGAGCGGAGCATTGGAGGGGGCCGGCGTGGCGTCGATTCCGTGCAGTTTCTGGGATTTATTTCAGGTCGGTATGTATCCAATCTTCTGTGGCGTAGGCTTTACCGGCCTGATGGGAATTTTGGTAACCGCGGGTGCACCGCTCATGTTTATTCTTATGCTTCTTACAAAATGCTGGCATAAACCGTTGAATAAATAG
- a CDS encoding pyruvate kinase alpha/beta domain-containing protein, translated as MYFANKGTENTGACVKAAVETARARNIGHIVVASSHGDTAKLLKGEKDLNVVCVAYAYGFSEPGKNVMTEETVSELNAEGIRVLSTTHVLSGAERGISRKYGGIHPVEIIADTLRMFGQGTKVCVEAAIMALDAGLIPYGEDIIAIGGSTRGADTAVIMRPAHANNVLDTKINEIICKPYNI; from the coding sequence ATGTATTTTGCAAACAAAGGAACCGAAAATACCGGAGCATGTGTAAAAGCTGCCGTCGAAACAGCCAGAGCCAGAAATATCGGGCATATTGTAGTGGCAAGCAGCCACGGCGACACGGCCAAACTTTTGAAAGGCGAAAAAGATTTGAATGTAGTCTGTGTCGCTTACGCCTATGGTTTCAGCGAACCAGGTAAAAATGTAATGACTGAGGAGACCGTCAGTGAACTCAATGCAGAGGGAATCCGGGTTCTATCGACTACCCATGTACTGAGCGGCGCCGAGAGGGGCATCAGCAGGAAATACGGAGGAATCCATCCCGTGGAAATCATCGCCGATACCCTGAGAATGTTTGGCCAGGGAACAAAGGTATGCGTGGAGGCGGCCATTATGGCACTCGATGCGGGACTGATCCCTTATGGTGAAGATATTATCGCCATCGGCGGTTCAACGCGCGGCGCCGATACCGCCGTGATCATGAGACCTGCGCACGCAAACAATGTTCTCGACACCAAAATCAACGAAATTATCTGCAAACCGTACAATATTTAA
- a CDS encoding acyl-CoA dehydrogenase family protein, which translates to MSFKTSEQHEELRMRVRAFAEAEVKPYTFLLDQNNEFPTEAIRKFGEMGLMGIPYPKEYGGAGLDALSYAIAVEELSRVDGGTGVILSAHVSLGSYPIYAYGTEAQKQKYLVPLAKGEKLGAFGLTEPNAGSDAGGTETTAVLEGDYYILNGSKIFITNADKADTYVVFAVTTPGIGTRGISAFIVEKGWEGFSFGTHYDKMGIRSSATAELVFKNVKVPRENLLGKEGEGFKIAMSTLDGGRIGIAAQALGIAQGAYENALEYAKERIQFGEPIGKQQGVSFKIADMATKLRASRLLVYSAAELKEKHEPFGMEAAMAKQYASDSCVEIVNEALQVFGGSGYMKGMAVERAYRDAKICTIYEGTNEIQRVVIAASILGRMKKKEAAPGKNEAAKPASRKGMVLRFGSMKDRVESLVSDLKKEGIDFSLRVDPATPIAAAERVVSAGQGIGSIENMELIKALAEKTGAAIGSSRPVAEMHKFVGMDRFVGMSGQKFKGKLYIACGISGAEQHLKGITDAGIIVAINNDPDAPIFQSADYGIVGNLEEVIPMILKELGK; encoded by the coding sequence ATGTCATTTAAAACAAGTGAGCAGCACGAAGAATTGAGAATGAGAGTCAGGGCGTTTGCAGAGGCCGAAGTAAAGCCATATACCTTTTTACTGGATCAGAATAATGAATTTCCAACGGAGGCGATCCGCAAGTTTGGGGAGATGGGACTGATGGGAATCCCTTATCCGAAGGAGTACGGTGGTGCAGGTCTGGACGCACTCAGCTATGCCATTGCGGTGGAGGAATTATCCAGAGTGGACGGAGGAACCGGCGTGATTCTTTCGGCTCATGTTTCCCTGGGAAGCTACCCGATTTATGCATACGGCACCGAGGCCCAGAAGCAGAAATATCTTGTTCCCCTGGCAAAGGGGGAGAAGCTGGGAGCATTCGGACTGACGGAGCCGAACGCGGGAAGTGATGCAGGCGGAACCGAGACAACGGCGGTTCTGGAAGGTGATTATTACATCTTAAACGGCAGTAAAATCTTTATTACAAATGCGGACAAAGCCGACACCTATGTTGTTTTTGCCGTTACCACACCGGGCATTGGAACAAGGGGAATCAGCGCTTTTATCGTAGAAAAAGGCTGGGAAGGTTTTTCGTTTGGAACTCACTATGACAAGATGGGAATCCGTTCATCCGCTACGGCAGAGCTGGTTTTCAAAAATGTGAAGGTGCCCAGGGAAAATCTCCTTGGCAAAGAAGGAGAGGGCTTTAAGATTGCCATGAGCACTCTGGACGGAGGACGAATCGGAATCGCCGCCCAGGCTCTTGGAATTGCCCAGGGAGCTTATGAAAATGCCCTTGAATATGCAAAAGAGAGAATCCAGTTTGGTGAACCGATTGGCAAACAGCAGGGAGTATCCTTTAAAATCGCCGATATGGCTACAAAGCTGCGTGCCTCCCGTCTTCTGGTTTACAGTGCGGCGGAGCTGAAAGAAAAACATGAACCGTTCGGTATGGAAGCGGCTATGGCAAAGCAGTACGCATCCGACTCCTGTGTGGAGATAGTTAACGAGGCGCTCCAGGTATTTGGCGGAAGCGGTTACATGAAGGGCATGGCAGTAGAGCGCGCTTACCGCGATGCGAAAATCTGCACCATTTATGAGGGAACAAATGAGATTCAGAGAGTTGTCATCGCCGCCTCCATCCTTGGAAGGATGAAGAAAAAAGAGGCTGCACCGGGAAAGAATGAGGCGGCAAAACCGGCATCCAGAAAAGGAATGGTGCTGCGTTTCGGCTCCATGAAAGACAGAGTGGAATCTCTGGTTTCCGATTTGAAGAAGGAAGGCATCGACTTTTCACTCCGCGTGGATCCGGCGACTCCAATTGCCGCTGCAGAGCGCGTCGTAAGCGCAGGACAGGGAATAGGTTCCATTGAGAACATGGAGTTAATAAAAGCCCTGGCCGAGAAAACGGGCGCAGCAATCGGCTCCTCAAGGCCCGTGGCAGAGATGCATAAATTTGTCGGCATGGACCGTTTCGTCGGAATGTCCGGACAGAAATTTAAGGGCAAACTCTACATCGCCTGCGGCATATCCGGAGCGGAACAGCATCTGAAGGGAATTACGGATGCCGGAATTATCGTGGCAATCAACAATGACCCGGATGCACCGATCTTCCAGAGCGCCGATTACGGTATTGTGGGGAATCTGGAGGAAGTGATTCCGATGATTCTTAAAGAGTTGGGAAAATAA
- a CDS encoding alpha/beta hydrolase, whose amino-acid sequence MKTGKVEFYSRGMKIAGSVYLPDTYQEGTKLPCIIPTSGITGLNAVYPALMARLFTQYGYGCLGFDYRGWKPSEGEVGMTNFNSEYEDIEAAYIFAQQQPEFDAENIALFCWGFSGPIGIRFAVDHWKIKCVAIGNSFANGERAFRNTLSFEDFLLREKWAEEDRIKRVLTGKGDVLDPYHFNQPIDDHNGGKSSYIDGTVRNLAPDLPDKIAEWYGGLENFPPKMPWTWWDDHMRIDAEEYVGKLEPRGLFILTADKDVGYGSMYESRMLYKAAGAGAVLFTVDGAHNDFMYDNHPEFIRMGKALVAFYDSYMK is encoded by the coding sequence ATGAAAACAGGAAAAGTGGAATTCTATTCCCGCGGTATGAAAATTGCCGGTTCAGTGTACCTGCCGGACACCTATCAGGAGGGAACAAAACTGCCCTGCATCATTCCCACATCCGGCATTACCGGGCTAAATGCAGTCTATCCGGCACTGATGGCCCGGCTGTTTACACAGTACGGCTACGGCTGTCTGGGATTTGATTACCGTGGCTGGAAACCAAGTGAGGGTGAGGTAGGCATGACGAATTTTAACAGCGAGTACGAAGACATTGAAGCTGCCTATATTTTTGCTCAGCAGCAGCCGGAATTTGATGCTGAAAATATTGCCTTGTTCTGCTGGGGATTCTCTGGGCCGATCGGTATCCGGTTTGCAGTTGATCATTGGAAAATCAAATGTGTCGCTATTGGCAACAGCTTTGCCAATGGTGAGAGGGCGTTCCGCAATACGCTTTCTTTTGAAGATTTTTTACTGCGCGAAAAGTGGGCGGAAGAGGATCGCATTAAGCGAGTTTTAACCGGCAAGGGTGATGTCCTGGATCCATATCATTTCAACCAGCCTATTGATGACCACAATGGAGGTAAGTCCAGCTATATTGACGGAACCGTCCGAAATCTTGCTCCGGATTTACCGGATAAGATTGCCGAATGGTACGGCGGACTTGAAAATTTCCCACCTAAGATGCCCTGGACCTGGTGGGATGATCATATGCGAATCGACGCGGAAGAATATGTGGGTAAACTGGAGCCCCGTGGCCTCTTTATTCTGACTGCGGACAAAGATGTGGGATATGGTTCCATGTATGAAAGCCGGATGCTTTATAAGGCGGCTGGTGCTGGTGCGGTCCTGTTTACCGTGGATGGTGCGCACAATGATTTCATGTATGACAACCACCCTGAATTCATCCGCATGGGGAAGGCGCTGGTAGCGTTCTACGATTCCTATATGAAGTAA
- a CDS encoding MurR/RpiR family transcriptional regulator: MEDLLTRIKSASFILPKRQRQICNYILEHPLEASGLTIAEAAEKTNVGTTTIIRFVNSLGYNSYNEYKKDLQRSILSSAKDTYMALDELRQRNYQMSTNGQWKRYSDWFHDCQDFIMGLDTPVFYTQLDAVCDEILNADHVYLFGSRSTHSAAYFLGVSLSSEMDNITILSSYESYIYDYLSRMTPKDLVLIFGSRPYAINTSNVIHLCRRLGIPAILITTDSLDDVDIDCFRAVIACDLTEYGLIMTPNILVADMLLLEIGRRLGKQKSQRDARLNRILSENKLQIWENKKEDFHDMDKTTN; the protein is encoded by the coding sequence TTGGAAGATCTGTTGACACGAATTAAATCAGCCAGTTTCATTTTACCCAAACGCCAGCGTCAGATTTGCAATTATATTCTGGAACATCCACTGGAGGCCAGCGGGCTGACCATCGCCGAAGCCGCAGAGAAAACAAACGTCGGCACCACGACGATCATACGCTTTGTCAATTCCCTTGGCTACAATAGCTATAATGAATATAAAAAGGACCTTCAGCGCTCTATCCTGTCCAGTGCCAAGGACACCTATATGGCACTGGATGAATTAAGACAGCGTAATTATCAAATGAGTACGAACGGACAGTGGAAGCGTTATTCCGACTGGTTTCATGACTGCCAGGATTTTATCATGGGGCTTGATACTCCTGTTTTTTATACCCAGCTGGATGCTGTCTGCGACGAAATTCTCAACGCCGATCATGTTTATCTGTTCGGTTCCCGCTCCACCCACAGCGCCGCTTACTTTTTAGGAGTCTCCCTCTCATCCGAAATGGACAATATTACAATCCTGAGCAGCTATGAATCTTACATTTACGACTATTTGTCACGGATGACTCCCAAAGATCTAGTTCTGATCTTTGGTTCCAGGCCCTATGCGATCAATACCTCGAATGTAATCCACCTGTGCAGACGGCTTGGTATCCCTGCAATCCTAATTACCACCGATTCATTAGATGATGTGGATATCGACTGCTTCCGTGCCGTAATTGCATGTGATCTAACTGAATACGGGCTGATTATGACTCCCAATATATTAGTTGCGGATATGCTGCTGCTCGAAATCGGTAGAAGGCTGGGAAAACAGAAAAGCCAACGTGACGCCCGGCTAAACCGGATCCTGTCGGAAAATAAGCTTCAAATCTGGGAAAACAAAAAAGAAGATTTCCATGACATGGATAAAACCACAAACTAA
- a CDS encoding nicotinate phosphoribosyltransferase, with protein sequence MYQRNLTLLTDLYELTMMQGYFKEKDANETVIFDAFYRSNPDGNAFSICAGLEQVIEYVKNLHFEPEDVDYLRSVGLFDEDFLDYLLHFKFSGDIYAIPEGTVIFPREPIVKVIAPIMEAQLVETAILNIINHQSLIATKTSRIVYAARGDGIMEFGLRRAQGPDAGTYGARAAMIAGCIGTSNVLAGQLFDVPIKGTHAHSWIMSFPDELTAFRTYAKLYPSACILLVDTYDTLNSGVPNAIKVFKEMREAGIPLTFYGIRLDSGDLAYLSKKAKKMLDEAGFPDATISASNDLDEYLIDSLKIQGATINSWGVGTNLITSKDCPSFGGVYKLAAIKDKKTGKFIPKIKLSENTEKVTNPGNKTIRRVYDKESGKIIADLICLVDESYDKNNSLLLFDPVETWKKTHLAPGSYTLRELLVPVFKNGECIYQSPKVMDIRTYCKQEQETLWDESRRLVNPHEIHVDLSNELWHMKNQLLDSYHYNN encoded by the coding sequence ATGTACCAAAGGAACCTGACATTACTGACAGACCTGTACGAGTTAACGATGATGCAGGGATATTTCAAGGAAAAGGATGCCAATGAAACCGTCATCTTTGACGCTTTTTACAGAAGCAATCCGGACGGCAACGCATTTTCCATCTGTGCCGGACTGGAACAGGTAATTGAATACGTAAAAAATCTTCATTTTGAGCCGGAAGATGTGGACTATTTGAGGAGCGTGGGACTTTTTGACGAAGATTTCCTCGACTACCTGCTCCACTTCAAATTCTCCGGCGATATCTATGCAATCCCGGAAGGTACGGTCATATTTCCGCGTGAACCCATCGTAAAGGTGATCGCCCCCATCATGGAGGCCCAGCTGGTGGAGACTGCGATTTTAAATATCATCAATCATCAAAGCCTGATTGCCACCAAAACATCGCGCATCGTCTACGCCGCCCGCGGGGACGGAATTATGGAATTCGGCCTTCGCCGCGCCCAGGGTCCGGATGCCGGAACATACGGAGCAAGGGCAGCGATGATTGCAGGATGCATCGGCACCTCCAACGTACTGGCCGGCCAGCTTTTCGACGTGCCGATCAAGGGCACTCATGCACATAGCTGGATTATGAGCTTCCCGGATGAGCTGACCGCATTCCGCACCTATGCGAAACTTTATCCGTCCGCCTGTATTCTCCTTGTTGATACTTATGATACATTGAACTCCGGTGTCCCCAACGCGATAAAGGTATTTAAGGAAATGCGCGAAGCTGGAATTCCGCTGACCTTCTACGGAATCCGCTTAGACAGCGGCGATCTTGCCTACCTGTCAAAAAAGGCGAAAAAGATGCTGGATGAGGCCGGTTTCCCGGATGCCACCATCTCCGCCTCAAACGATCTGGACGAATACCTGATCGACAGCTTAAAGATTCAGGGAGCAACCATTAACTCCTGGGGTGTCGGAACCAATCTGATCACCTCCAAGGACTGTCCTTCGTTCGGCGGCGTATATAAGCTGGCCGCCATCAAGGATAAGAAAACCGGAAAATTCATCCCGAAGATCAAACTGTCTGAAAATACGGAGAAGGTTACAAACCCCGGAAATAAGACAATCCGCAGAGTTTATGATAAGGAAAGCGGAAAAATCATTGCCGACCTGATCTGCCTGGTTGATGAATCCTACGACAAAAATAATTCGCTGCTGCTCTTCGATCCGGTGGAAACCTGGAAAAAGACCCATCTGGCCCCCGGTTCCTATACGCTCCGTGAACTGCTCGTCCCTGTATTTAAGAACGGCGAGTGCATTTACCAGTCTCCGAAGGTTATGGATATCCGCACCTACTGCAAACAGGAACAGGAAACGCTCTGGGACGAGTCCCGGCGTCTTGTAAACCCTCATGAAATTCATGTGGATTTATCCAACGAACTGTGGCATATGAAGAACCAGCTCCTGGACAGTTATCACTATAACAATTAG
- a CDS encoding sodium:solute symporter family protein has translation MQDLSNITTLDLVIVALYLLGMLGIGVYFVKRIQNAGDYYVAGRSLGPLVLAGTVCATIIGGSAMMGRAGLGYDYGSIAIVTALPYLIGMLVFSGISGRIQEVGVKHNISSIPELFEKRFSKTAKCLIALLIGYTMMGTVASQITATAVIFRMVGGKVGITYEMGACLATFIFIFYTAASGLFGVVYTDVVQFFMLIIFVYILLPLSGIRYIGGFSTFWSNVQKEMLIPSVDGKVIGDIVTYLVFTMAGAEMWQRAFAAKDRKTAKAGMFWGTAIYGCTIFIILSLGLMGRQILPNIKEMYGTAEAVVPALVIHILPVGITGLCLAGLLSVMMSSADSYLLISTQTFVQDLGKTLNPKMSDKREVFISRILSAVLAIGALIIALYIKNAYNALMFAWTFYAASVGLPALAALYWRKATNAGIISSIVSGFVVSIGWDLMGKPWGLGSAVPGSLVCGLVLVTVSLATYRTQPSEMI, from the coding sequence ATGCAGGATTTGAGCAACATTACGACACTGGATCTGGTGATAGTGGCGCTGTATCTTTTGGGGATGCTTGGGATTGGAGTTTATTTTGTCAAGCGGATTCAGAATGCGGGTGATTACTATGTGGCAGGCCGGAGCCTTGGTCCTTTGGTTCTGGCGGGAACGGTTTGTGCAACAATTATCGGTGGAAGTGCCATGATGGGCAGGGCGGGGCTCGGATACGATTACGGTTCCATCGCCATTGTGACGGCGCTTCCCTACCTGATAGGCATGCTGGTGTTTTCAGGAATCAGCGGCAGAATTCAGGAGGTGGGAGTAAAACACAATATCTCATCCATCCCCGAACTGTTTGAAAAGCGGTTCAGTAAAACAGCCAAATGCCTGATTGCGCTTTTAATCGGCTATACGATGATGGGGACCGTGGCCTCCCAGATAACGGCGACGGCAGTGATTTTCAGGATGGTCGGAGGAAAAGTGGGAATTACATATGAGATGGGGGCCTGCCTGGCGACCTTTATTTTTATATTTTACACGGCGGCTTCCGGGCTTTTTGGCGTCGTGTATACGGATGTGGTGCAGTTTTTCATGCTGATCATCTTTGTCTATATCCTGCTCCCGCTCTCGGGGATCCGCTATATCGGGGGATTCAGCACTTTCTGGAGCAATGTCCAGAAGGAGATGCTGATTCCTTCCGTGGACGGCAAGGTAATCGGCGATATCGTGACCTATCTTGTCTTTACAATGGCCGGCGCCGAGATGTGGCAGAGAGCGTTTGCGGCTAAGGACAGGAAGACGGCAAAGGCCGGTATGTTCTGGGGAACCGCAATTTACGGATGTACCATCTTTATCATTCTTTCATTGGGTCTGATGGGAAGACAGATTCTGCCGAATATCAAAGAGATGTACGGTACGGCCGAGGCCGTTGTTCCTGCGCTGGTAATCCATATTCTGCCAGTGGGTATTACGGGGCTATGCCTGGCGGGTCTTCTTTCGGTTATGATGAGTTCGGCCGACAGCTATTTATTGATTTCCACACAGACATTTGTTCAGGATCTGGGGAAAACGCTGAATCCAAAGATGTCGGATAAAAGGGAAGTCTTTATTTCACGTATCTTATCGGCAGTTCTGGCGATAGGGGCGCTGATTATTGCCCTCTATATCAAAAACGCCTACAATGCCCTGATGTTTGCATGGACCTTCTATGCGGCATCGGTAGGACTGCCGGCCCTGGCCGCCCTCTATTGGAGGAAGGCTACGAACGCCGGAATTATCTCCAGTATTGTATCCGGTTTTGTGGTAAGTATCGGCTGGGATTTGATGGGAAAGCCGTGGGGACTCGGTTCTGCGGTTCCCGGTTCACTGGTGTGCGGCCTTGTCCTGGTCACGGTGAGCCTGGCCACCTACAGGACACAGCCGTCAGAAATGATATAG
- a CDS encoding EAL domain-containing protein — protein sequence MNRRESIAKFQNSIWAQAVRQGLTIAIPVLILGSFALLFRNFPSDSYQTFLISWMDGMLSTLLDTIYNISLNSLALVLSITISLSYGMLSEPDRFLIYPLVSVCSFLAFCGGISGQNDYIFNAEWVFTAMCITLLSCSLFRRILLFCSRFEKLHTIGAEYLFNLSIQSLLPVSAVISVFTLSGYLLRMAWGSNNITNFGSFLFLRMFGGLSGNIIGILLYVVITHLLWFMGIHGTNTLDAVSKRLFEQNVEINSALILAGKIPTEIYSKTFLDTFVFLGGCGTALSFVLALCLASKKSHNRKMSLVAFPSALFNISEIAVFGFPIIFNFTMLIPFVLTPVVLTLISALATGIGLVPVVTHSVEWTVPVLLSGYKATGSVAGSILQLVNIMIGTLIYIPFIKRSEQNETEKFKQAIHQMEQDMATGEKTGMIPRYLHHSYTCYHYAKTLSMDLQNAIKRGQIELFYQAQISDREKLHGMEALLRWNHPVAGYISPPLIISLAYESGTLNELTWYLLNKACTDARNLEKKIKDDVFLSFNISPKQIHGNDFFHDVLLTIQSYNLTNIHFVLEITERAALEISDYLRKQIEPLQNNGIGFSLDDFGMGHNSILQLQSDIFNEVKLDGQLVSQLLSNERSQEIISGLIQMSKKLGCRVVAEYVETKEHRDVLLKLGCTIFQGYYYSRPLALPEFTEAFCAAEEE from the coding sequence ATGAACCGCCGTGAATCCATCGCAAAATTTCAAAATTCTATCTGGGCCCAGGCAGTGAGACAGGGCCTTACTATCGCGATCCCCGTTCTCATTTTAGGTTCATTTGCCCTGCTGTTCAGGAACTTCCCCAGTGACAGCTATCAGACTTTCCTCATTTCCTGGATGGATGGAATGCTTTCCACGCTTCTGGATACCATATATAATATCAGTCTGAATTCCCTTGCCCTGGTTCTCTCCATTACAATCAGCCTTTCTTATGGAATGCTGTCGGAACCCGACCGTTTTCTTATCTATCCCCTTGTTTCCGTCTGCTCTTTTCTCGCCTTTTGCGGTGGAATCAGCGGCCAGAACGATTACATATTCAACGCCGAATGGGTCTTTACAGCCATGTGCATCACGCTGCTGTCCTGCTCCCTTTTCCGGCGCATTTTGTTATTCTGCAGCCGTTTTGAAAAGCTCCATACCATCGGAGCGGAATATCTGTTCAATCTCTCTATCCAGAGCCTTTTACCTGTGTCGGCCGTTATTTCTGTCTTTACCCTATCCGGATATCTTCTGCGTATGGCCTGGGGCAGTAATAACATCACCAATTTCGGCTCCTTCCTGTTCCTGAGAATGTTTGGAGGCCTGAGCGGCAATATAATCGGTATCCTGCTTTATGTTGTAATCACACACCTGCTCTGGTTCATGGGAATTCACGGCACGAACACACTGGATGCCGTTTCCAAGAGGCTGTTTGAACAGAATGTGGAAATCAACAGCGCCCTGATTTTAGCCGGTAAAATCCCCACTGAAATCTATTCAAAGACATTTTTAGATACCTTCGTCTTTTTAGGCGGATGCGGAACTGCCCTTAGTTTTGTACTGGCTCTCTGCCTTGCTTCGAAGAAGAGCCACAACCGGAAGATGTCTCTTGTAGCGTTTCCCTCCGCGTTATTTAATATCAGCGAGATTGCCGTATTCGGCTTTCCGATTATTTTTAACTTTACAATGCTCATCCCCTTTGTCCTGACCCCGGTTGTCCTGACACTTATAAGCGCCCTGGCCACCGGCATCGGCCTGGTTCCCGTCGTGACCCATTCTGTGGAATGGACCGTCCCGGTGCTTTTAAGCGGCTATAAGGCCACCGGATCCGTGGCCGGCAGTATTTTACAGCTTGTAAATATTATGATCGGCACCCTGATCTATATCCCGTTTATCAAACGGAGTGAACAAAATGAAACTGAAAAATTCAAACAGGCCATACACCAAATGGAACAGGATATGGCCACAGGTGAGAAGACGGGTATGATTCCCCGTTATCTCCATCACAGCTACACCTGCTACCATTATGCAAAAACCCTGTCCATGGATCTGCAGAATGCAATCAAGCGGGGGCAGATAGAGCTATTCTATCAGGCCCAGATTTCCGACCGGGAAAAGCTTCATGGCATGGAGGCCCTTCTCCGCTGGAATCACCCTGTAGCGGGATATATCTCCCCTCCGCTGATTATCAGTCTGGCCTATGAAAGCGGAACTTTAAATGAACTGACCTGGTACCTCCTGAACAAAGCGTGTACGGATGCCAGAAATTTGGAAAAGAAAATAAAAGATGATGTCTTTCTTTCCTTTAATATCTCGCCAAAGCAGATCCATGGCAATGACTTTTTTCATGATGTGCTTCTTACGATACAGAGTTATAACCTGACGAACATCCATTTCGTATTAGAGATCACCGAACGGGCGGCGCTGGAAATATCGGACTATCTCAGAAAACAGATAGAACCTCTTCAAAACAACGGAATCGGCTTCAGCCTGGATGACTTCGGGATGGGACACAATTCCATCCTCCAGCTTCAGTCGGATATCTTCAACGAAGTCAAACTGGACGGACAGCTTGTATCGCAGCTCCTGTCCAATGAACGCTCCCAGGAGATCATATCCGGCCTGATTCAGATGTCCAAAAAACTGGGCTGCCGCGTCGTTGCAGAATATGTGGAAACAAAAGAACACCGGGATGTACTGCTGAAGCTGGGCTGCACCATCTTCCAGGGCTATTACTACAGCCGCCCCCTGGCGCTTCCTGAATTCACAGAGGCCTTCTGTGCAGCAGAGGAAGAATGA